From the genome of Chloroflexi bacterium ADurb.Bin180:
CTGCGCTTGCTCGGCGGTGTTGCCGCGGCGCGAGTCGATGAACACAATAGTGATGGCTGAGAGTACCGGGGTCACCCCTGGCGTGGCCGAGGTCAGTGTCACCCGGTACTGGACGTACTCGCCGGTGCGATATACCAATTCACCGTACCTGAGGCGAGGTTTTTCACGCTCTGCGTCCATCGGGGGCACGTCGGTCCAAAGGCTCCAGGAACTCCCGTCCTGGCTGGTACGCAGCGACAGGGTGATGGCTGTGCCAGCGGGCAGAGTGGACTGCATGATTGAGCCCAGGGCGACGAAAGTCATCGGCGCTGGCTGCATCACGGAGGCGTACACACCGGTGGTATTGCCCGGTGCCAGGGCCACCTCGCCGTCGCCCGATGCCGTCAGCATGGTGCCGGAGTGAGAACCAAGAGCAAAGTCAGCCAGGGTGCTCTGGACCCACTGCTCAACGGCCGACGTAGACAGCCTTGGCTCGGGAGTGGGACCTACTCCGGCGTGCACACTCGGTCCCAGTAAGGTGCCCGCTGCCGGCAGGTTGACGGCCGGGTTGTAGCCATCCTCGAAATGGAAGGCAAAGCGATGCTCACCAACGGGCAGCCGCGTTGCGTAGCGATACAATGTGCCCTGGGACACGGTGCCCGCAGGACTCAACGCGTAGGCATGGTCATCGATGAGCACGTGGGCGGCAATCGGCTTGTCGCTGCCCGAATAGGTCACTTCGAACCTGAACAGAGTGCCCGAGTCGCCGTTGGAGGGGCTGACTCCGCCGTCCATCAGTCGGTGCGGGGGCAGCTTGAGAACCTGGGCCCGAGAGTAGTAATGCAGCAGAATGGCGGCATAGTCGCGGCCCTGCTGCGCCAGCACTCTGGCGCCTTCCTGGCACATCCCGACGCCGTGCCCGGCCATCGAGGTAAAGCCGCAGGGGCAGCTAACGCTGCGGCAGTAGGGCAGAGCCGCATCCCAGACGGCCTCCGAGTTGCGGGTATGACCGTCGCAGTGGGCAAAGAAGTAGGCATAGATGATGCTGCCAGCGTAGGTGACGGCAACGTTGTGCGTGGCGTCTACTGCGGCGTTGGTCGTCTCGTACTGGATCGGGCTCCAGACCTGGCAATGGACCGTGGTGCAGAGGTCAGCATCGGGCAGGTGGCGGCGTGCCGTGGCAGCATAGCACCGTGCGGCCACCGCCTGCGCCTTCAGAGCCTCCGCTGGCCAGTAGGGAGGGACCTCGCGGGGGAGCACGCCCTTGACGTACTCGTCCAGAGACATAACCACCACAATGCCGTCCGGCATGAGCACGCGGACAGTCGCCGGCAGGGCAGTCACACCGGTTGGCTGGTAGCCGCTGCTGCGAATCTGGGCCAGCTCCTCAGCAGATAGCTCGTGGGCGGCCTGTGCACGGAAGATGGCGTCCAGCTCCTTAGCCTGCTCCGCTGTTGGTGCAGAGAGAACCATCTCCATGTCGACCGTGGTCCACGATCCGGCCGAGACAGTGCGTCGGCTGGAAGACATCGTGATGTGATCCCTGGCTTGAACCCGGATGTCATAAGTGCCTGGAGGAGCGGGCAAGTTGTAGCGTCCCTGGCCATCGGTTCCTGTCTCGAGCGCGCCCACACTCACTCGCGCGCCGGCAATGGGCTGGTGAGTCAGCAGGTCGGTGACAACGCCACGGAAACCTGTGGCGTCCGCCCTCGCTCCAGAAGCAGCCCACATTATCCAGGCCACGCTCAGAAGCAGAGCCAGGGTCATACGGAACGGCCGAGCCGACAGCGTGGTATCCTGCGTGCCGCGTACCGACGGCGTGGTGCGTTCCGAAGGCGATGGCCTCCCTGGTGTATTGGTGTCCGTTTCTTGTGCTTGGGTCATTGGCCTGGCCTCTCCGGGCTACTGCTTCCTGGTCATCTCGACAACGCGGCGTGCGATGCCGGGCAGCGCCACGGCGACATCCTGATGCAGCACCACCCGGGCCTGCGAGTCGATGTGGGTAGGTTCATAGTTGACGACGATGATTGCCGCTCCGTTCCTGAGTGCCCTGGCCGGAAGTTCGGCGGCCGGGTAGACCTCGAGCGACGAGCCGGCCACCAGCAGAACATCACAACGGTCCACCTCGCGCTGAGCCTCGAGGAGCACCTGCACTGGGAGCAGCTCACCAAAGAGGACAACGTCTGGCTTGAGCACGCCCCCGCAGATGCTGCACAGCGGTACCCGGCCTTCGGCAAGGACCTGCCGCCATGCCTCATCAGGCGGAGAACTTGCCCCGCACTTGGTGCAGGTTACACCGCGAACATTCCCATGCAACTCATAGACGCGTGTGGAACCTGCTCTCTGATGCAACTGGTCAATGTTCTGTGTGATGACTGCCTTGACAATGCCCATCCTCTCCAGCTCGGCAAGAGCCAGGTGCGCCGGATTCGGTGCGGCAGCAGCCATCTTGTGGGCCAGAGGCCCGATCCAGTCGTAGAACGCCTTTGGATTGCGTCGAAAGCCATCCAGGGACGCTACCACCATGGGGTCGGCCTGCTCCCACAGGCCTGAGGCCGGACTGCGAAAGTCGGGGATGCCCGATGGGGTGCTGTGTCCGGCGCCGGTCAGCACCACGGCGTGACTGCTGTGCACCAGGATCTGGGCTGCCTGTTCAATGGCGTCAGGAGTCATGGCTTGTTTTGGCGGGCTCGTCGGAGGCCACCGTTGGCTCATCGATTGGCACGGCGGTGGTCAAACGCAGGTGCTGGCCGGCATCACCGCGAGTCAGTGAGCCGGGCAACTGCTCACCGCCAGCAATACGGTGAGCCCAGCGTATCGGTTCTGGCAAGCGGTAGTTGCGGCAGCAGCGCAGCACATAGGAAATGGCCGTGGCCAGGTCCACTTTGTGGCCGATGGAGACATAGACTGGCTCTGTGTCCCGTCTGGTGCGCACTGCGGCACCGATGGTCTCGCGGTCAGCCACAATCTCGGCGCAGTCTCCCGCCGAAGGTCCGAGATAGCGTATCTTTCCGCACAGGAGCGACTTGGCGCAGCCGATGGTGGGCCGGTCAAGGAAGAGCCCAACGTGACAGGCCAGGCCCATCCGTCGCGGGTGAGCCAAACCGTGCCCATCAACGATGAACAGGTCCGGTGCCTTGCGCAGCAGCCCTGCCGCGGCCAGGATAGCCGGCGCCTCGCGAAAGGCTAACAGACTCGGAACATAGGGAAAGGTGAGCGGCAGTTCGGCCTCGACCGCCTCGATGGGGTCAAGTTCTGGGAAGCGCAGAACCACGATGGCGGCGTGTGCGCACGCCTGCGTAGTGCTGATGTCTACTCCGGCCACCGAGCGCAGGTTGTCCAACTCATTGCAGCGTAGCACCCGGGTTCGCAGCCGTTCCTGCAGTGCCCGAGCCTCAGCGGGGGAGAGGTCCCAGTTGTGCAGCGCCCTTACCTGCATTGCGGCTCCACAGATGAACGTGACTTAGTATAGCTCGTGTGGCCAGTAGGGTCAAACCGGCAGAAGTCGGATCGCAGGTCG
Proteins encoded in this window:
- the nfi gene encoding Endonuclease V, translating into MQVRALHNWDLSPAEARALQERLRTRVLRCNELDNLRSVAGVDISTTQACAHAAIVVLRFPELDPIEAVEAELPLTFPYVPSLLAFREAPAILAAAGLLRKAPDLFIVDGHGLAHPRRMGLACHVGLFLDRPTIGCAKSLLCGKIRYLGPSAGDCAEIVADRETIGAAVRTRRDTEPVYVSIGHKVDLATAISYVLRCCRNYRLPEPIRWAHRIAGGEQLPGSLTRGDAGQHLRLTTAVPIDEPTVASDEPAKTSHDS
- the cobB gene encoding NAD-dependent protein deacetylase; translated protein: MTPDAIEQAAQILVHSSHAVVLTGAGHSTPSGIPDFRSPASGLWEQADPMVVASLDGFRRNPKAFYDWIGPLAHKMAAAAPNPAHLALAELERMGIVKAVITQNIDQLHQRAGSTRVYELHGNVRGVTCTKCGASSPPDEAWRQVLAEGRVPLCSICGGVLKPDVVLFGELLPVQVLLEAQREVDRCDVLLVAGSSLEVYPAAELPARALRNGAAIIVVNYEPTHIDSQARVVLHQDVAVALPGIARRVVEMTRKQ